The Ascaphus truei isolate aAscTru1 chromosome 11, aAscTru1.hap1, whole genome shotgun sequence genome includes a window with the following:
- the PTX4 gene encoding pentraxin-4, with protein sequence MLFRFLVLAALCLQSVLLEQSRILEQRKPFFERFRRLEEQFRRFQEVTLTRLQGIAENYNISYNIDARFQHITDRQQALTEAVNASSEGAQREQSGIKLWLKKLQRKNKKLDLKVSSLEEVMNERRKQASKDKKEKLVIMSNLTSELSRQKKLIDHLVKNKSILQKGIESFQEAVQRQGGKIAVLDKQLRVILQNEVLPPSALKVTQVLNRTPQEKQPEPPENDPGPNTVQQRMIKLETKHNQRRRLKEKQQLLIPIKSKKAQFTVQERKVTKEKSSAEEKTSDLQASTQPLSVTEVPKQQQEQRTRDYAKICNVDSMLVFPNSSTENFATFRMGWKEGLHELSICSWVRTNSNYLGTILSYATEENDNKLVLHGRNGAAYDSLHFVIGDPAFRELPVVPLLDGSWHHICFIWSSIQGKYWFYVDRRLASTGSRFQKGYEIPPGGSLVLGQEQDTLGGGFDSSEAFVGYLAGFAMWNRALLPGEVSGITTGKGLPRGTILTLADASSLHGYVQRVNCTCLEHCL encoded by the exons TTTCGTCGGTTCCAGGAGGTGACATTGACACGTCTCCAGGGTATTGCAGAGAACTATAACATCTCATACAATATTGATGCTCGTTTCCAGCACATTACTGACCGGCAGCAGGCATTAACAGAAGCTGTCAATGCATCCAGTGAAGGGGCTCAGAGGGAGCAGAGTGGCATAAAGCTCTGGTTGAAAAAGCTccagagaaaaaacaaaaaactggaCTTGAAGGTCTCCTCACTGGAGGAAGTCATGAATGAGAGGAGAAAGCAGGCCTCCAAGGACAAGAAGGAAAAGCTTGTTATAATGTCTAACTTGACGTCAGAACTTAGCAGACAGAAAAAGCTCATTGACCATCTAGTGAAGAACAAGAGTATCCTGCAGAAAGGAATTGAGTCATTTCAGGAGGCTGTACAAAGACAGGGAGGTAAAATAGCTGTCTTGGATAAGCAGTTGAGAGTTATCTTGCAAAATGAGGTCCTACCACCTAGCGCCTTGAAAGTAACTCAGGTGCTGAATCGTACCCCTCAGGAGAAGCAGCCAGAGCCTCCAGAAAATGACCCAGGGCCCAATACAGTCCAGCAACGCATGATCAAGCTTGAAACGAAGCACAACCAGAGGAGGAGGTTGAAGGAAAAGCAACAGCTGCTTATCCCAATCAAAAGCAAAAAGGCACAGTTTACAGTGCAAGAGAGAAAGGTTACCAAGGAAAAGAGCTCAgcagaagagaagacatctgatTTGCAAGCCAGCACGCAGCCGCTGAGTGTAACAGAGGTCCCAAAACAGCAACAAGAGCAGCGCACCAGGGACTATGCCAAAA TTTGCAATGTGGACTCCATGCTGGTTTTTCCTAACTCATCCACCGAAAACTTTGCTACCTTTAGGATGGGTTGGAAAGAGGGACTTCATGAACTGTCCATCTGCAGCTGGGTAAGAACCAACAGCAATTACCTGGGTACCATCCTCTCATATGCAACAGAGGAGAATGACAACAAGTTGGTCCTCCATGGCAGAAATGGAGCCGCCTACGACTCCCTCCACTTTGTCATAGGGGACCCAGCCTTCCGGGAGCTGCCTGTGGTACCCCTTCTGGATGGAAGCTGGCATCACATTTGCTTCATCTGGTCATCTATCCAGGGCAAATACTGGTTCTATGTTGACCGTAGGTTAGCTTCCACTGGCTCCAGGTTTCAGAAAGGCTATGAGATCCCCCCGGGAGGATCCTTGGTTCTTGGTCAAGAGCAAGACACCTTGGGTGGAGGGTTTGACAGCTCAGAAGCCTTTGTTGGATACCTGGCTGGTTTTGCAATGTGGAACCGTGCTCTGTTACCAGGTGAGGTCTCTGGCATTACCACCGGGAAAGGCCTGCCCAGAGGTACAATCTTGACACTGGCAGATGCCTCTTCACTTCATGGATATGTGCAAAGGGTGAACTGCACCTGCCTGGAACACTGTTTGTAG